One genomic window of Branchiostoma lanceolatum isolate klBraLanc5 chromosome 5, klBraLanc5.hap2, whole genome shotgun sequence includes the following:
- the LOC136434975 gene encoding enoyl-CoA hydratase, mitochondrial-like, whose product MAALRVTVQKLLQVRSAVSPLLAVPALSRACHHGHHFEYINVSKAGEKQNVGMIELNRPKALNALCDGLMEEVKNALIDFEADKEVGCIVLTGSGQKAFAAGADIKEMSVRQFQEVFGGNFLSHWSHLADTTKPVIAAVNGYALGGGCEIAMMCDIIYASEKARFGQPEIALGTIPGAGGTQRLTRAVGKSLAMEMVLTGDPITAQEAQAAGLVSKVLPPDQLVSEAVKTAEKIASHSKLVVAMAKEAVNASQEMTLREGVRFEKRLFHATFATDDRKEGMAAFVEKRKAEFTDS is encoded by the exons atggcggcgttacGAGTCACCGTACAGAAACTCCTGCAGGTCAGATCGGCAGTTTCTCCCCTTCTCGCCGTGCCAGCGTTATCAAGAGCCTGTCATCATGGCCATCACTTTGAGTACATTAATGTCAGCAAGGCGGGTGAGAAGCAGAACGTCGGAATGATCGAGTTGAACCGCCCGAAGGCGCTGAACGCGCTGTGCGACGGCTTGATGGAGGAG GTCAAGAATGCCCTGATAGACTTTGAAGCTGATAAGGAAGTCGGCTGTATCGTCCTGACCGGATCAGGTCAGAAGGCCTTCGCAGCAGGTGCCGACATCAAGGAGATGTCAGTCCGACAGTTCCAGGAGGTCTTCGGCGGGAACTTCCTTTCCCATTGGTCGCATCTGGCCGACACCACCAAGCCCGTCATCGCTGCCGTGAACGGCTACGCCCTCGGAGGAGGCTGCGAGATTGCCATGATGTGCGACATCATCTACGCCAGCGAGAAGGCGCGGTTTGGGCAGCCCGAGATCGCCCTGGGAACCATCCCGGGGGCGGGGGGCACGCAGAGGCTGACCCGGGCGGTGGGGAAGTCCCTGGCCATGGAGATGGTGCTGACCGGTGACCCCATCACAGCACAGGAGGCACAGGCAGCCGGACTGGTCAGCAAGGTCCTCCCTCCTGACCAACTGGTCAGTGAGGCCGTGAAGACGGCCGAGAAGATCGCCAGTCATTCCAAGCTCGTCGTGGCCATGGCTAAGGAGGCGGTCAACGCCTCGCAAGAGATGACCCTGAGGGAGGGGGTTCGCTTTGAGAAGAGGCTGTTCCACGCTACCTTCGCCACTGATGACAGGAAGGAAGGCATGGCAGCTTTTGTAGAGAAAAGGAAAGCTGAGTTCACAGATAGCTGA